The following coding sequences are from one Panicum hallii strain FIL2 chromosome 5, PHallii_v3.1, whole genome shotgun sequence window:
- the LOC112894950 gene encoding uncharacterized protein LOC112894950 — protein sequence MAAEHPLALSLAGGRTKGSPAGTTTVALAPPEQRQAMVEIERARRRHMSRLYAELGALLPDLPPRAPKARILEEAIAYVGALRGTVAKLEAPGAVEGAGRRTAAVAAEVLAAEKASCFAARLPAARRPGALTRVLEVFRRYGVPVLAATVTSNAGEAAVTVTTGAVAPSVVEGIKADISRSIA from the exons ATGGCCGCGGAGCACCCGCTAGCGCTGTCTCTGGCCGGCGGCAGAACCAAGGGGTCGCCAGCAGGGACGACGACGGTGGCGTTGGCGCCGCCGGAGCAGCGGCAGGCGATGGTGGAGATcgagcgcgcgcgccgccggcacATGTCCAGGCTCTACGCCGAACTCGGCGCACTGCTCCCTGACCTGCCCCCTCGG GCGCCCAAGGCGAGGATACTGGAGGAGGCGATCGCGTACGTGGGCGCGCTGCGGGGCACGGTCGCGAAGCTCGAGGCGCCCGGCGCGGTCGAGGGGGCAGGGCGGCGGACCGCCGCCGTCGCTGCCGAGGTGCTCGCGGCTGAGAAGGCGTCGTGCTTCGCCGCCAGGCTacccgcggcgcggcggccgggcgcgTTGACGCGCGTGCTGGAGGTGTTCCGCCGGTATGGGGTGCCCGTCCTCGCAGCCACGGTGACCAGCAACGCCGGGGAGGCCGCGGTCACGGTCACCACGGGGGCAGTGGCGCCGAGCGTCGTGGAGGGGATCAAGGCAGATATCAGCAGAAGCATTGCGTGA